A segment of the Desertifilum tharense IPPAS B-1220 genome:
GCCACAATCTTAAGTAATGTTGATTTTCCGCAGCCAGAGTGACCGATAACACTGATAAACTCATCGCGGGCAATTGTTAAATCAATGCCATCTAAGATCGTTAAGGGATCGCCTTCAGAAGTCGGATAGGCTTTGACTAAATTTTCGATTTCTAAAAACGCACTCTCGGAAGTGACAGAAGTTGTCGAACGCGTGGTTTGATTGGTTGAATTGTGCATAATTCCTTCCTTAGATCAATAGCATGAAACCGTTCTGAGGGATGAATTCCCTGATACAAAAAAACAGAATTGAACGCCGTCAAAGACCTAAAATCTGGGGAGAGCGATCGCTAAGACAGATAGAAAGATTGAGGCGCACCCGCACGAATCGGAAATTGTCGGAGATAGCCTTCCAAATCGCTCGGATCGAAAGCCTGAGCATCGATAAACCGTTCGGCAGGCTCAACCTTATAATCGTCTTGGGGGCATTCAATCCCCATTTCCCCAGCAATTTCGCGATACAGATCCGTTTGCCAACCCTGTCTGGCGATCGCCTCCGCATTCGCCGGAAGTCGATCGATCTGTCCCCACCGCGCCGCCTGCGTCATCAACCACAAGCTGTGGGACTGCCACAAAAACGTAGAATGGTCGCCCGGAATTTGTGCCAAATCCTCCGGTAAATCGAAGAAAATCGTAGTTTCCGGCGTCGTCACCAGGCGTTGCTGGTTATCAAATCCGCCGTAATTGTAATTCCCCACAATTCCCGGCCCGGTAAACTGTTCAATAGGCGCTTGCGGATTAGCAGGTTTCGCCCCCGTAAACGCCGGATCGGTAATCAGTCGGGCAACCTCCTGGCGATTATTCGGATCGCTGCAATACTGACAAGCCTCAATCATCGCCTTCACCAAACTGCGGTAGGTTTTGGGGTTCTCTTCAATAAACGACTCCATCACCCCTAAAAGTCGGTCGGGATGGCCTCGCCAAATTTCCCGCCCTTGGGCAAACGTAAAGCCAACGCCCTGCTTCCCACGTCCTAGAGGAAAAGTGGCCCGCGTATTCCAAGGTTCCGCCACCATATAGGCTTGCATCGCCCCAATTCGCATATTGCTCACCATTTGCGGCGGCGGCGTAATAATCACGCGAAATTCTTCATCAGGGTTCACCCCAGCGGCGGCGGCTAAATAGCGCACAAAATACTCATAAATTGCCGAACTCAGCACCACTGACCAAATCCGTTGGTCTGCCGGAATGCTATTAAAATAGCTGCGGAAACTCTGGCCAAACTCCTCCAGGTTGCCTTGATAGTCGGGCCAAGGTCGCAGTCCCGCTTGCCACATCGCTTGATTCATCGTCATTGCATTCCCGTGGCGGTGAATCGTCATCGCCGCACACAACGGGGCATGACGCGCCCCTTCTGCCCCAATACGGGCATTGGTGACGGCCCCAGACACAACCGGAGAAGCATCTAAGCGCCCGAACAAAATGCCATCGCGGGAGGTTCCCCAACTGGCTTCGCGGTTCAGGGTAACATCAAGGCCATATTT
Coding sequences within it:
- a CDS encoding ABC transporter substrate-binding protein, with product MKYSTNWTRRQFFLGASATAATIALASCNPTANQASRGLSAEALEIEPVVDPRSLEKPNLTVGFVPVNDCAPFAVAWNKGFFRKYGLDVTLNREASWGTSRDGILFGRLDASPVVSGAVTNARIGAEGARHAPLCAAMTIHRHGNAMTMNQAMWQAGLRPWPDYQGNLEEFGQSFRSYFNSIPADQRIWSVVLSSAIYEYFVRYLAAAAGVNPDEEFRVIITPPPQMVSNMRIGAMQAYMVAEPWNTRATFPLGRGKQGVGFTFAQGREIWRGHPDRLLGVMESFIEENPKTYRSLVKAMIEACQYCSDPNNRQEVARLITDPAFTGAKPANPQAPIEQFTGPGIVGNYNYGGFDNQQRLVTTPETTIFFDLPEDLAQIPGDHSTFLWQSHSLWLMTQAARWGQIDRLPANAEAIARQGWQTDLYREIAGEMGIECPQDDYKVEPAERFIDAQAFDPSDLEGYLRQFPIRAGAPQSFYLS